A window from Zingiber officinale cultivar Zhangliang chromosome 7A, Zo_v1.1, whole genome shotgun sequence encodes these proteins:
- the LOC121999447 gene encoding glycine-rich cell wall structural protein 1.8-like → MEFLSTAAKTGGGNDDSPGCSSRGRGRGRGRGRGRGRGRNSNDSAQGNDSAYNGWSIAGGTSWSNNGGRIGRGGWNERGRGGRGRSWRGGNAGGCSGRGSSGCGSGDGGTNTGGWLERGSGFAASSCEKSTGASGSNDGWGGWGGVTNDNAGPGWGGNNGGGAEKSGWGDWGSGSGQGGKEEGGKVVGGGDWGATSVNGGGGWGGKTCGSHIEASRWGGNTAGGNADSGGGCGGGDGGTNTGGWLERGSGFAASSCEKSTGASGSNDGWGGWGGVTNDNAGPGWGGNNGGGAEKSGWGDWGSGSSQGGKEEGGKVVGGGDWGATSVNGGGGWGGKTGGSHVGGGWGGKIGGSHVEASRWGGNTAGGNADSGGGWGGIRTCEVGRGWGGKTSGGNAGSSGSWGSGKSSEVGKKGSYAGAGDSGCEAGGGWGNKTSEENAGSSGGWKDGKTTDISRKDGWVGGGGSQGKADGTWGSKTSRDNAGSGCWSGGKTNDNDCKDGWGRSGASRSKVGGGWGGKTCGDNTGAEGGSKTTRDNAGSGCFGGHKTNNNDNKDGWGKSGASRGKDGGGWGGKICGDNTGAEGDCGGKTNSNDSNYGWGRSGASSGKVGGWNGKTCGDNAGVDGGCGGSTTSRTDSGCWGGGKTTNDSKDGWGRSGPSRSKDGGGWGGKTCGDNAGSDGGKTSDSSSKGGDGGGWI, encoded by the coding sequence ATGGAATTTTTGAGCACAGCAGCAAAAACTGGAGGAGGCAATGATGATAGTCCTGGCTGCAGTAGCAGGGGCagaggaaggggaaggggaaggggaaggggaaggggcAGAGGTAGGAACAGCAATGATTCTGCACAAGGAAATGATAGTGCTTACAATGGATGGAGCATTGCAGGTGGCACCAGCTGGAGCAACAATGGAGGTAGAATCGGCAGAGGAGGCTGGAATGAAAGAGGCAGGGGTGGTCGTGGTCGTAGTTGGAGAGGTGGTAATGCTGGTGGCTGTAGTGGGAGAGGAAGCAGTGGCTGCGGCAGTGGTGATGGTGGCACCAATACAGGTGGctggcttgagaggggaagtggttttgcTGCCAGCAGCTGTGAGAAATCAACAGGGGCTAGTGGCAGCAACGATGGTTGGGGTGGCTGGGGAGGAGTTACGAATGATAATGCTGGACCTGGATGGGGTGGTAATAATGGCGGTGGTGCTGAAAAAAGTGGCTGGGGTGACTGGGGCAGTGGCAGTGGCCAGGGTGGTAAAGAAGAGGGCGGTAAGGTTGTTGGTGGTGGTGATTGGGGAGCTACTTCTGTTAATGGCGGAGGTGGCTGGGGTGGCAAAACCTGTGGCTCTCACATCGAAGCTAGTAGATGGGGTGGAAATACTGCCGGAGGCAATGCTGATTCTGGAGGTGGCTGCGGCGGTGGTGATGGTGGCACCAATACAGGTGGctggcttgagaggggaagtggttttgcTGCCAGCAGCTGTGAGAAATCAACAGGGGCTAGTGGCAGCAACGATGGTTGGGGCGGCTGGGGAGGAGTTACGAATGATAATGCGGGACCTGGATGGGGTGGTAATAATGGCGGTGGTGCTGAAAAAAGTGGCTGGGGTGACTGGGGCAGTGGCAGCAGCCAGGGTGGTAAAGAAGAGGGCGGTAAGGTTGTTGGTGGTGGTGATTGGGGAGCTACTTCTGTTAATGGCGGAGGTGGCTGGGGTGGCAAAACTGGTGGCTCTCACGTCGGAGGTGGCTGGGGTGGCAAAATTGGTGGCTCTCATGTCGAAGCTAGTAGATGGGGTGGAAATACTGCCGGAGGCAATGCTGATTCTGGAGGTGGCTGGGGTGGCATTAGGACTTGTGAAGTTGGTCGTGGGTGGGGTGGCAAAACAAGTGGAGGCAATGCTGGATCATCCGGCAGTTGGGGCAGTGGCAAAAGTAGTGAAGTTGGTAAAAAAGGTAGCTACGCTGGGGCTGGTGATTCTGGTTGTGAAGCCGGTGGTGGGTGGGGGAATAAAACTAGTGAAGAGAATGCTGGATCTTCTGGAGGCTGGAAGGATGGCAAGACTACTGACATCAGTAGAAAGGATGGTTGGGTTGGAGGTGGTGGCTCTCAGGGCAAAGCCGATGGCACATGGGGTAGTAAAACTAGTAGAGACAATGCTGGTTCTGGCTGTTGGAGTGGTGGTAAAACTAATGACAATGATTGCAAGGATGGCTGGGGAAGAAGTGGTGCCTCTCGCAGCAAAGTTGGTGGTGGCTGGGGTGGTAAAACCTGTGGAGATAATACTGGTGCCGAGGGTGGTAGTAAAACTACTAGAGACAATGCTGGTTCTGGCTGTTTTGGTGGTCATAAAACTAACAACAATGATAACAAGGATGGCTGGGGCAAAAGTGGTGCCTCTCGCGGCAAAGATGGTGGTGGCTGGGGTGGTAAAATCTGTGGAGACAATACTGGTGCTGAGGGTGACTGTGGAGGTAAAACTAACAGCAACGATAGCAACTATGGCTGGGGCAGAAGTGGTGCCTCTAGTGGCAAAGTTGGTGGCTGGAATGGTAAAACCTGTGGAGACAATGCCGGTGTCGATGGTGGCTGTGGTGGTAGTACAACTAGTAGAACTGATTCTGGCTGTTGGGGTGGTGGTAAAACTACCAACGATAGCAAGGATGGCTGGGGCAGAAGTGGTCCCTCTCGTAGCAAAGATGGTGGTGGCTGGGGTGGTAAAACCTGTGGAGACAATGCTGGTTCCGATGGTGGTAAAACTAGTGACAGCAGTAGCAAGGGAGGTGATGGCGGTGGCTGGATTTAA
- the LOC122001584 gene encoding 2-isopropylmalate synthase A-like, giving the protein MAFSLVVSIPNLSSSTAGICTRRRRFFLPSSHLLLNPFLSLPSDRSSPFPFPEASILPNSWRRADARAGSIKFSLSSRPEYIPNRIPDPNYVRIFDTTLRDGEQSPGATMTSNEKLVVARHLSRLGVDIIEAGFPASSPDDLDAVRSIAIEVGNQPLGEDGHVPVICGLSRCNKKDIDAAWEAVRHAKKPRVHTFIATSEIHMKHKLRKTREEVVSIARDMVAYAKSLGCQDIEFSPEDAGRSDREFLYHVLAEVIKAGATTLNIPDTVGYTLPSEFGKLIADLKANTPGIENVIISTHCQNDLGLATANTLAGAYAGARQLEVTVNGIGERAGNASLEEVVIAIKCRQELLGGLYTGINTKQIVMASKMVAEYTGLFVQPHKAIVGTNAFAHESGIHQDGMLKHKGTYEIISPEDIGLTRANESGIVLGKLSGRHALRSRLLEFGYDIDGKELDDVFKRFKEVAEKKKRISDEDLEALISDEIFQPRVIWSLGELQVTCGTLGLSTATVKLMSSDGEERIACSIGTGPVDAAYKAIDSIVKVPAVLKEYAMNAVTEGIDAIATTRVVIGGDETHTSTHASTGKAICRTFSGSGAAMDIVVSSVRAYISALNKMLGFVSAMKASEDTPKKHNVSS; this is encoded by the exons ATGGCGTTCTCCCTAGTCGTCTCCATCCCCAATCTCTCCTCCTCCACTGCCGGAATCTGCACCCGCCGCCGCCGCTTCTTCCTCCCTAGCTCCCATCTCCTCCTCAATCCTTTTCTCTCGCTTCCCTCCGACCGCTCATCCCCTTTCCCCTTCCCCGAGGCCTCCATCCTTCCTAATTCATGGAGACGCGCCGACGCCCGAGCAGGATCCATCAAGTTTTCCCTTTCCTCCCGCCCCGAGTACATCCCCAACCGCATTCCCGACCCCAACTATGTCCGCATCTTCGACACCACTCTCCGCGACGGCGAGCAGTCCCCCGGTGCCACCATGACCAGCAACGAGAAGCTCGTCGTGGCGCGCCACCTCTCCCGCCTCGGCGTAGACATCATCGAGGCCGGCTTCCCGGCCTCCAGCCCCGACGACCTCGACGCCGTCCGCTCCATCGCCATCGAGGTCGGGAACCAGCCCCTCGGCGAGGACGGCCACGTGCCCGTCATATGTGGTCTCTCAAGGTGCAATAAGAAGGACATCGATGCCGCCTGGGAGGCGGTTCGCCACGCGAAGAAGCCGAGGGTGCACACCTTCATTGCCACCAGCGAGATCCACATGAAGCATAAGCTGAGGAAGACGAGGGAGGAAGTGGTGAGCATCGCCCGCGACATGGTGGCTTATGCCAAGAGCCTTGGGTGTCAGGATATTGAGTTCAGCCCTGAGGATGCTGGCAG GTCGGATAGGGAATTTCTGTATCATGTGCTGGCGGAAGTTATCAAAGCTGGAGCAACGACATTGAACATCCCCGACACGGTTGGGTATACTCTTCCATCAGAATTTGGAAAGTTAATTGCGGACTTAAAGGCAAACACTCCTGGTATTGAGAATGTGATCATATCTACTCACTGCCAGAATGACCTTGGTCTTGCAACTGCAAACACATTAGCA GGCGCTTATGCAGGGGCAAGGCAACTAGAGGTCACAGTCAACGGTATTGGCGAAAGAGCAGGAAATGCTTCTTTGGAGGAG GTTGTCATTGCCATCAAGTGTCGTCAGGAACTCTTGGGAGGTCTTTATACTGGAATTAACACAAAACAGATTGTCATGGCAAGCAAGATG GTAGCTGAATATACGGGATTGTTTGTACAGCCACATAAAGCTATTGTCGGTACCAATGCTTTCGCTCATGAAAGTGGCATTCACCAG GATGGGATGCTTAAACACAAGGGGACTTATGAAATCATCTCTCCTGAAGATATTGGGTTAACTCGTGCAAATGAATCAGGCATTGTTCTCGGAAAGCTTAG TGGAAGACATGCTTTGAGGTCTAGGTTGTTAGAG TTTGGGTACGACATCGATGGGAAGGAACTTGATGATGTCTTCAAGCGCTTCAAAGAAGTTGCTGAGAAGAAAAAG CGCATATCGGATGAAGACTTGGAGGCGCTAATCTCAGACGAGATTTTTCAGCCTCGTGTTATATGGTCTCTTGGAGAGTTACAG GTCACCTGTGGAACACTTGGTCTATCTACTGCAACGGTAAAATTAATGTCTTCCGACGGAGAAGAGAGAATTGCATGTTCCATTGGCACAGGCCCGGTAGACGCCGCTTACAAAGCCATTGATAGCATAGTGAAG GTGCCTGCAGTTCTCAAGGAGTATGCTATGAATGCTGTAACCGAAGGCATCGATGCAATTGCAACCACGCGCGTCGTCATAGGCGGAGATGAAACTCATACTTCAACTCATGCCTCAACAGGAAAAGCGATATGCCGAACTTTCAG TGGCAGTGGAGCTGCGATGGACATTGTAGTTTCGAGTGTTCGTGCATACATCAGCGCTCTGAACAAGATGCTGGGTTTTGTGTCTGCCATGAAAGCTTCCGAGGACACACCGAAAAAACATAATGTCTCCAGTTGA